From a single Myotis daubentonii chromosome 5, mMyoDau2.1, whole genome shotgun sequence genomic region:
- the TSPAN16 gene encoding tetraspanin-16 isoform X2: protein MAETHTPYYSLKRRLLFLNGFMAVSGVILIALGIYVKFRGAVLTKVLGLSSVYLFHVSYLCLVMGCLTVLLSFLVWYGTTKESREILLFAPEESLEYNFVALKKNYRGYNEPDDFSMEWNLVMEKLKCCGVKNYTDFSGSSFEKTTGYTYPRSCCKSIRTAACTGHNVSSDVIHQAGCFPKFQKIVTTQSVNLSLGSLGAAVIQLPGVLTTLLLFVKLS from the exons ATGGCTGAAACGCACACCCCCTACTATTCCTTGAAGAGACGGTTACTTTTCCTCAATGGCTTCATGGCT GTGTCTGGCGTGATCCTCATTGCCCTGGGCATCTACGTCAAGTTCAGAGGGGCCGTCCTCACAAAAGTCCTCGGGCTGTCGTCCGTGTACCTGTTCCACGTTAGCTACCTGTGTCTGGTGATGGGCTGCCTCACAGTGCTGCTGAGCTTCCTCGTGTGGTACGGCACAACCAAAGAAAGCAGAGAGATTCTCTTGTTT GCTCCGGAAGAATCCCTGGAATACAACTTTGTGGCCCTGAAGAAGAATTACAGGGGCTACAATGAGCCCGATGACTTCTCCATGGAATGGAACTTGGTCATGGAGAAG CTGAAGTGCTGTGGGGTGAAGAACTACACAGATTTTTCTGGTTCCTCCTTTGAGAAGACGACTGGCTACACCTACCCCAGGAGCTGCTGCAAATCCATCCGGACTGCGGCCTGTACCGGGCACAACGTGTCCTCCGATGTCATCCACCAGGCG GGCTGTTTTCCCAAGTTCCAGAAAATAGTCACGACTCAGAGCGTCAACCTGAGTTTAGGCTCACTGGGGGCAGCAGTGATACAG CTGCCAGGAGTTCTTACCACCTTGTTGCTGTTTGTGAAGCTGAGCTGA
- the TSPAN16 gene encoding tetraspanin-16 isoform X1, giving the protein MAETHTPYYSLKRRLLFLNGFMAVSGVILIALGIYVKFRGAVLTKVLGLSSVYLFHVSYLCLVMGCLTVLLSFLVWYGTTKESREILLFSLLWMVVILTVEITVATLVLAFLPTAPEESLEYNFVALKKNYRGYNEPDDFSMEWNLVMEKLKCCGVKNYTDFSGSSFEKTTGYTYPRSCCKSIRTAACTGHNVSSDVIHQAGCFPKFQKIVTTQSVNLSLGSLGAAVIQLPGVLTTLLLFVKLS; this is encoded by the exons ATGGCTGAAACGCACACCCCCTACTATTCCTTGAAGAGACGGTTACTTTTCCTCAATGGCTTCATGGCT GTGTCTGGCGTGATCCTCATTGCCCTGGGCATCTACGTCAAGTTCAGAGGGGCCGTCCTCACAAAAGTCCTCGGGCTGTCGTCCGTGTACCTGTTCCACGTTAGCTACCTGTGTCTGGTGATGGGCTGCCTCACAGTGCTGCTGAGCTTCCTCGTGTGGTACGGCACAACCAAAGAAAGCAGAGAGATTCTCTTGTTT AGCCTCCTGTGGATGGTTGTCATCCTCACGGTGGAAATCACGGTCGCCACCTTGGTCCTTGCCTTCCTCCCAACT GCTCCGGAAGAATCCCTGGAATACAACTTTGTGGCCCTGAAGAAGAATTACAGGGGCTACAATGAGCCCGATGACTTCTCCATGGAATGGAACTTGGTCATGGAGAAG CTGAAGTGCTGTGGGGTGAAGAACTACACAGATTTTTCTGGTTCCTCCTTTGAGAAGACGACTGGCTACACCTACCCCAGGAGCTGCTGCAAATCCATCCGGACTGCGGCCTGTACCGGGCACAACGTGTCCTCCGATGTCATCCACCAGGCG GGCTGTTTTCCCAAGTTCCAGAAAATAGTCACGACTCAGAGCGTCAACCTGAGTTTAGGCTCACTGGGGGCAGCAGTGATACAG CTGCCAGGAGTTCTTACCACCTTGTTGCTGTTTGTGAAGCTGAGCTGA